A section of the Pseudophryne corroboree isolate aPseCor3 chromosome 11, aPseCor3.hap2, whole genome shotgun sequence genome encodes:
- the LOC134969685 gene encoding endonuclease/exonuclease/phosphatase family domain-containing protein 1-like, whose translation MNEFETYRHKIKGGVVFASGEEPKDTLVGVNTAVFVSLKRVPWTIGKLRRIIYYQISTKDCIISFLEYERNVILNIICRPAVSSCWLLIMGSAVSCRTGRRRNQRKSLSSAPPESCLDINLATEEELMTLPGVTRSLAQNITAHRRKIHGFRRVEDLALVSGVGAERMLELRPEIWVERNALCGESNGAGTVPGDTPEDGTSKEQSS comes from the exons ATGAATGAATTTGAGACGTATCGGCACAAAATTAAAGGTGGAGTTGTCTTTGCCAGTGGAGAAGAGCCTAAAGATACCTTGGTAGGAGTCAACACCGCCGtttttgt GAGTCTAAAAAGGGTTCCTTGGACCATTGGAAAACTGAGAAGAATTATCTACTATCAAATCTCTACCAAGGACTGTATCATCTCTTTCCTTGAATACGAAAGGAACGTAATATTGAACATAATATG CCGCCCCGCCGTCTCCTCATGCTGGCTCCTCATCATGGGTTCTGCAGTGAGTTGCAGGACGGGACGCAGGCGTAACCAGAGGAAGTCCCTCAGCTCCGCACCTCCAGAAAGCTGTCTGGACATTAACCTGGCCACAGAAGAAGAGCTGATGACGTTGCCAGGTGTCACACGGAGCTTGGCACAAAACATCACAGCACACCGCCGTAAGATCCATGGCTTCCGCCGGGTGGAGGATCTAGCCCTGGTGTCGGGAGTAGGAGCTGAGCGGATGCTGGAGCTGCGGCCGGAAATCTGGGTGGAAAGGAACGCACTGTGCGGGGAAAGTAACGGGGCAGGGACGGTTCCCGGTGACACGCCTGAGGATGGAACCAGCAAGGAGCAGTCTTCCTAA